In Dermacentor variabilis isolate Ectoservices chromosome 7, ASM5094787v1, whole genome shotgun sequence, a genomic segment contains:
- the LOC142588014 gene encoding uncharacterized protein LOC142588014, with amino-acid sequence MAAAALCVIGWSGQVQIGVGFVMQLNKWHYIFKSASDGKCPLEVAWHLWTLVQAGESSLTGQACRTMCRASWKLPATPEKVAALKNCLAKYRSDHPMMPPAPHPENHLASLRKHLWSSLLHKQDARASEWKSKYSTSPVMLFQ; translated from the exons GTACAGATTGGTGTGGGATTTGTGATGCAACTCAACAAGTGGCATTACATATTCAAGTCTGCTTCCGACGGAAAGTGCCCATTAGAGGTGGCATGGCACCTGTGGACACTAGTGCAAGCAGGTGAAAGCAGCCTGACTGGACAGGCCTGCCGGACAATGTGCCGCGCATCTTGGAAGCTTCCGGCAACACCGGAGAAAGTGGCTGCTTTGAAGA ACTGCCTGGCGAAATACAGAAGTGACCATCCAATGATGCCACCTGCACCACATCCGGAGAACCACCTTGCTTCCCTGCGAAAGCACCTTTGGAGCTCTCTTTTACACAAGCAGGACGCCAGAGCAAGCGAGTGGAAAAGTAAATACAGTACAAGTCCAGTGAtgctttttcaataa